tgcccctgagggtggtgagagcctggcccaggttgcccagagaggtggtggatgaaccatccctggagacatcccaggccaggctggacggggctctgagcaacctgagctggtgaagatgtccctgctcatggcaggggtggcactgggggagctgggaaggtcccttcaacacaaactcttCTATATCAGGACCCATGTCCGAGTGGTTCTATATCTCGTACATCACCCCAAGACAACCTGGCACAGCAAACGTGTTCAGCTGCCCCTGGGTACCAGGGAAACGTGTCCCATCCCTCTAACACCTGTCCTCATCCCCCTCTCGTCTCGCAGTTCATCACCGAGGGGTACGCGGCCCACCTGGCCCAGCTGGAGTACAACCACCGCGCGCGTCCCGCGAAGAACACCACGCGCATGGCGCTGCGGAAAGGCAGCTTCGGGCTGCCCGGCCAGACCGAGTTCCTGCGCAAGAGGAACCACCTGCTGCGGACCATCTCCTCCCAGCCATCGGCCACCGGCCACCGGCCCGAGCGCACCCAGAGCCAGTCTGACAGCGAGAAGGAGAGGGACAGGGAGCGCAGCCAAAGAAGTATGAGCATCGCCACGGGGTGCTGGGGCCGGAGCGCGGCGTCCCGGCTGGAGTCGGGCCTGCTGGGGCAGAAGTAGCCAGGTCAGAGCCAGCGACTGTCGGCTGCAGCCAccggaggagaaaacaaaaagggaaagagagacgAGGCCGGCGTTACGGGCTGGAAGGGTAAATATGGTGCTACTCTAATAATATCTTGGTGTTCTGGGAAGAGACGGGATGTTTCCCACGTGGAAAGTGCAGGCCTTGCAGCGGGagcccaaggaacagctggaaaTTGCAGGGGGGAAGAGTCTCCAGGTCACGATCGTGCtctctcctgcctcctcctcttATCCAGGTTTAGTGACTGTAAATACGTGCCTCCTCCTCGCCTTGTTAGCCATCGCTCCGATCCGTGTGACCAAGTGCTGTCCTCAGAGCCGCAGGAACAGGGGACGAGACCAGGGAACTTATTCTTGGTCATCCCAGGAGTCAGACCGAGCTGCTCTGCCCGTGCCAgcacggggggtttggggttcgatAACCACACCGGTTCCCCGGCACAGGCAGCCCCAGAGGGGGATTTATCACGGGCTGCACCAGCCAGAGCAACCGAGAGCTTTACCTGTACAAAGAACTTCACCTTCAGCCACTTTCTCAAGGAGTACGTGCAGTGGTAACACATAAAGATGTGTCGATGCTGTTGGGAGAGGCAGAATGTCGGCAGAttcatgcccaagaaagtggggTCGTTACTgttattgctgttattttttaaagagaCCTTTTAGAAGCCGGTGGAATTTAATGCGTTGACCTGTTAAAAGAGGAATACAAGCTATTTTGTTTGAGCTGTTAGAAACCTCAGACACTCGATTTGCTGTTAAAGTCTCCAAATATTCTCGCTATCTATTATTTCCAAAAGTAACCACCGTATATTTGGAAGGCACTCAGCAGCTAGATTGCATTGCTGTTCTTCTCATCCAAATGCAGGGTCTGACTCTCTCAACACCCACCTCTGAGacgttttcttcttcttcttcttcccaggTTCTCTCCAagctcagcagcagctttcaTGGGAACTAGACTCGCTTCTTTTACCTGTAGTTCCTGAACTGTAAAACCTCATTGTTTTTTGCACTGATGATTTTTAGAATGGAAACCTGTTACCATCTCATGTAGCTACACCTAACTGTTTGTAGTGCATGACAATGAACTATTGCTAAGCcagggtgtgtgtgtatatatatacatatatgcatatacatatgcacacacacgtatatatatgtatatattaaaaaaaactgtGCATAAGTTTTTCCAGCGGTAAGGAGGCTGTAAGGAAGTGTGCCAACGATGTCAGGCAAGCTTAAGAAAAGGCCATATCTCAATTTTCCTGGTGTGTTTCTCAGCGGACGTGCCCGAGCTGGCGGTTTGTGCGGGGCAGGGGGAGCCGCCGGGGCGATGCGATGCGCTCGCTGCCGGCGCCGCTGACACCCGGACGCGCGTCGCCCCGCGGCAGCGGGGGAGAACAGTGCCTAGAGCCAGGGCTTGCCAAAAAAAGCCCCTCAGTCCCGTCCCtcggccgcccggccccggcgAAGGGCCCGGTTCCCCCTCGCACGCACctcccggggccgcggggctcgGGCTGCGCGGTTACCGGCTCCCGTTGGCTTCTCCACGTGGAGATTTTCTAGTCCTACCGAGCTCCCCGAGTCCGTGTAACCCCGCTTTCCCCTCACGCACTTCCCTGTCTTTATATCACTTTCTACTTCTGAGGATCTTCTTTATAACAAAGAATTTTTTAGACTGGCTGCTTCGTTTTCTTAACTGTTTCAATATGAAGCGCAGGGCGGCCGCACTGAGACACACAGCACTGTGAATGCTGCTCCGCTCGCTGCCTCTGGGCCACGGTGGGCAAATCTAATTCACCAGACGTTAAGGTCGATCTCGTGTGTCGGCGAGGGCGGGGGGCACAGGGTCAGTGCTGAGCTCTGGACGGCGTCCGAGCCGGGAAACGCTCAAACCCGCCTGCCCGCCCACCGCGCTGCAGCCCGACTGCGACGTTCAGCCACTTCTCTTTGATAATCGTTCGATTACAGAATGTATCCGATGACTTTTGTTACCGAAAACTGACTTCCCTTTCTGCCGACTCGGCTCAGCTCTCTCTGAATGTACATCCAGAGCTAACCGGGTTTAAAACACCAATGTGAATTGTCCCAGCTTTCCGCTAGTCGAATGTTCTCTCAAACAGATGCCATCCGAGTAGGAAGCCAAGCCACAATCCATCCTGCGAAGTCAACAAACCACATCACTAAATAATTTCTGCAAATTTGGATATGGCCTTTGCAAAATTCACCTTTCCTCCAAGTCCACAACCAAGGCATGATCTGTACATTTTCCAATGCTGATGAGATGTTCACATTTTCTTATGTGTAGATAGTGTAAAACAGAGGAGAATGTAAATGTTCAAAAGTGGTTATATAAAATTGaaagttatttatttatgtagagggaaaaaaaatgtctggAGGGACTGGAACCTTCAGggtttattaatatttaaaaatgtagCTTTTTGTTTCAGGCATTATGTACAAAGCAATTATTTTATGGACCAAGTTTAATGTAACTGTCGATGAATGCAGAAGTGCAATATTATACTCACCTCTCCATCACTTCATGTTTTAACCACCTACTAACCAGTCAGACTGACAATCACACACCTCTGTCCTCATCCCTTGTTGAGCTTCTCAGATCCCGCTCGGGGCCATTCCTGGCCCCCCATCTGTTGCCATTATACGGATCCAACACGCAGAAGCAATTGTAGAGCAGGACCTTTATTGCTGCAATAATTCCAGATGAGGTGGGTGTAGTTACCACGAAATACGCCAataagttgttgggtttttttcctctccaccGATTCAGTCCATCATAGTCTACATCAGTCTATCCTCAGCCGCCCCCATCTGGCACTCGTCTATCTGAAGCAAAGATCAACGTGCTACTCACTCACAGAACAATAGCAATAGTTTATCTCTGTGTTTATAACCTGTTTGTTCCGAGCTGTTTTGGAGAGCGATGCACGTGACCCGATGCCTTTCCATGCGAGTGGAAGAGGATCCGTTTGGATGCACTGAGGGAAAGATGAATGTATATCCCATCCTTACTAAAGGGGCACTGTCAGGTTAGACACCTAATTTATCTTTGTTACAAATCATTTGTTTTGCTTCAAAACAAAAGAATACGAAGATTTTCTTGCACCCTCTCGCCTGCACAGGCTGCCTcggcctttctttttttgttaggTGTTTCCATGGGAATCGAACTCCGTCGTGGAGCTcagatttttttataaaaagcagctttttgtatTACCGCGCCGTCGGGCCAGACTTTCTACCTGACGCTGTCCCTTCAAAGTCTTTTAACAAATACACAACGAGGCGCCCATGCATTCCCTCCCAGTTGTTTTTCCGGGTTTGCCGGATCACTCAGTCAGCTGAGGCGAAATTCTAATACCAAAAAGCGTTTACAGTGTCCGATCTGCGAGCCGAGAGCCGTAACTAGCCAAAGGGTGACTGTCCGAGCCCCGCTCCGCCAGCAGCCGCCGCGCTCGCTGTAGCAGCCCCTTCTTCAGGTATCACCACCGTCTGCTGCATTTCCTATTAGTTCTAGAAGCCTTAcggtcccctccctgtcccctctgcctgTTGATACCCTCGACTGTCAATTTTATATTCCAACGATGTtagttatattttatttataaaaaatggCTTTTAGGGGTAACAGTGGTGCGCGGGGAAGCCCCGGAGGGCTGTGTGCAGTACCGTGCCGATGACGCGCTTGTGTGTGACAAACCTCCTGTAAGACTTCCTTCTCCTTGCTGTTCGTGCATCGTTCCAATGCCTGGGTGTGCTTTGTGTACAGTATCATTGTGAGTTACACAGATTAAAGAAATGGGAAGGCTCTTCtctgtctgccttttttttctctttttttgggggtgggacTCTAGAAACAGACAAGTCACAAAACCCAAGATGTGAGCAGGCGCCACTTTAATGGGGTTACAGCGATGAACAGAACGTGGAAACCCTCCCCAGATCAGTCTTGTGGGACCCATCTGTCCATAAACCCCATTTGTCCTTTCTTTTCCACAGTTTGTAGCTTTATGGACTTCGCGGTGGGGGAAAGGCTGTTTGCTTCACAACACGCACAGGTCCCGAGAAGCCCAGAGCCCTAACGCTGCGGGGATGGGCTGGAGTTGCAGGGACAGCCAGCGAGGCAAAGCCCCAGGGCAGGGCGCCAGGTCTGTGCTCCCCCAGCACCACCCAGCGAGGCGAAGCTGCAGAAAAGCCGAGTAAaacccctgggcagagcagggggtgacGTGCGGGCGCAGAGGGGACCTGCAGCACCGGGTAAGCACGGGGCACGCAGATCCCTCAAGGAAGGGCCAAGCGCAGCCCCTGAAGGGAAGAAGTAGCCGCCAGCTGCGTATTCTGCAGCCCCAGTGCATCCCCTGTCCTGGCTGCAGTGCTGGCTCCTGCCCACCAAAGCCCAGAGCTGGGGGCAGCAGCACCTCGGGGTGCTCAGCGCCAGCAATCCTGTCCCTGGGTGCTGCTCAGCTCCTCCGGCCTCAAAAAAGGGGCATTGGGGCAAGTGGGTCCGTGAGTGTTGTAGCCACGCTGGCCCCAGtcaggaagaggaggggagaagctgtTTACTAGGAGATGAACTTACTGCCCCAGGGAAGCGTCCTGATGCGGTGCTGTCTgcgtggggcagggacaggggctcGAGCTGGGCTGGCAGCGGCAGCAGGATGGGCTCCACACTCACTGCAGCATCCCCGTCCTCACCTGGAAGGCCAGCCCGTCCCCTCGGGTGGCTTGCTGCAAAGGGAGGGACATGGCGCTCACAAAACTGCTGGCCGGAGGATGAAggacccaccagcacccacccgTGGGTCCCCATGGAGCTGCCAGGGCTCCATTTGCCCTGGTAGAGTCAGTGGAGTCCCCAGAGAGGAAAGACACCACCTCTGGGTGCACCCACCCACCCCAGCAGCAAGTCCCCTCTACCTTGTTAATCTCCTTGTGTCTCTCCTTGCTGACGATCTCTTCTAGTACTTCTCCATCTCCCTTAATGAGCCTGGAAGACAAGTGCAAGGTTACGAGCCCTGAGGGCTACCGGCAAGTTCCTGCAGCCGCTGAGGGTGACAACCCCACCCAAGAGCTGCTCCTGTGCCCCAGCTCATGGCCACCAGCCCCCTCGCCCGTAAGTGCCCAGGACTTCCCTCTAGGGAAGAGCAGTGACGACCAACTCCTGAAGTTGCATTGTGTGACTTTCTTTAGCTGTATTAAGCTTACATATCACATCACGCTTCTCCAGTGCCCTTGTGGGATTAATGTCACCACGCCGCAGCAAGGACAGGTGGAGTCCCCTGAGAAACTGGCATCCCGAGCCAGTCACGCTTGCACATCaggagaaaacacaacaaaaacacgtCCTGCCACCCCACCATCTGCAGAGGCTTCGCTGTCAGCAGGAGCAGCCCCAACTCCTGCAAAACCCCTTTTCTTCCTCACACAAAGCTCAGGTCTGGTCCTGGCTGCCCCAGGGAACTGCAGAGTCAGTCAGACACAGGAGCCAGTTTGGGCCTGACAGGCAGCCGGAGCAGGGAGCATCTTGCTGAGCAAATTCCAGGCAGTGTTGGAGGCAGCACCAAACATGAACAGAAACTTAATTGGCTTCATTACGTGCCTTACGGGGAACCGACCTTTGTTCCACACCTCCCCAAGCCCCACAGGCTGCCTTCTATTTTAAGACTGGACTTGTCATACCCAATTCTCTTCAGCATGATGTTTGCTGCTTGCTGAGAAGATGCAGCTTATTAAAAACTGGGTCGTTTTTATTCGGCAGCTAAACAAACTCCAGTTTGATTGCTCTATGTAACCCCAAGGGACACATACTCCCTCCCCACTTGCACGCAGGTGCAACTTGCCCCACTGAGTACGTGAGCTGCGGAGCCGAACGCGTGTGACCTGGGGATCGGGGAGGTGACAGTCACCCCTCTGGTTCCTGCTGTGTGCAGAGTCCCATTTAACAGGGACAAGTTGAACCCTTCATAGCGCAAGGAACAAACCTCCTGCCTGAGGGCGGGGTGCTCTGCTGTCTgtgtcccacagctgctgcctggaACACTGCCCAGTGCCCCTTGCATGGAGCCCCAGCACAATTCGGTAATTTGGTGTCAAACGTGTCGTTTTCTGGGTAAGTGACACCAGGTCTGAcaggaggggagctgggggggatCGGCTCCGGTCTTGCTGCTGAAGGGGACCTGGGTCCACACGTGGTACCGCAATGCCGTGGAACAGCATCCTCCAGGACTCCCTTCCCACCCAGGATGGACAACCTGACAAcccccctcccttttccccagggatcGTACCTCGTTCTCCCAGTTTCAGGATCCACAACTCTCCTTATCACACTCTGCCTCGCATCCCATTCTTCCTTCGTCATTGGCTTCATAGCCTGAATTCGGGACTTTTGTTCGTCTGTCAAAACTGGAATGCACAGCTCGTCAGATTGGGGCTCGAGGGGCACAGCCCCGCGCCTGCCGTGAGCAGACACACGTCACACCGGCTTCCCAGCGGGACTCTGGGTTCAGCCATGAACACGCAAAGGAAGGGACGCTTCATATCCCAAAGCCGGTACTCGCTTTGCCAGTTTGTCACCGCTGACCGTGACCTTCCGTTTGGCATCTTTGTTCCCCGCTCACATCTATAAATGCCATCTAAACACAACTGAATCTCTGAACATGGCTCCTTATGTTTACTTGGTGTGGTGCGTAGGAGGGATGCGTGCCAGGATGTGCTCCTGCCCACATCCCAGTCCCCTCAGGCCCCTCGCGCGGGTCCCAAAAAGGACACGTGGGTGTCTGTCCCCAGCCCAACATGTGAGCCTTGGCTGTGGCGGGAGGGAAAACCCATCATTACCTGGTCCAGAGTCCACCAGGGTCTCCTTCTGCCACTGCTCCAGCGAGGGGCCCAGCACCGCTTCTCCCTTAGCTTTCTCCTCCTTAACCTCTTCCTTTGacttcttctttgttttcttctttattttcttcttctttttcttcttctttctgtctttctgttttgGTCGCTTTTTTTTGCCATGTTGACTCTTCTTCATTTTGGAGTCGCTGTCACTGGAGTCATCAgaagaggagctggaggaggaagatgaCGAGGAGCTGGTGGATGAAGATGTTGTCTCAGAGGAAGAGGTGCTTGCCTTCCTCTTCTTTTTGTCCTTTActtccttcttcttttctgcAATACAGAAGAAGAGGTTGAGCGGAGCGGCCCTGGTCCCGCGGCAGCAGGGACGCTGGTCACCCCATCACAGCCTGGGCAGGTTCTTGCCCAAACAGCAAAGCCCCCGAAGCTGAAGCAAAGACCCCTCTGCCAACACCTTTAACAGGTCACCACACTGCCAGACCAGCATGGGAAGGTTCTGTAGTGTTTCCTGCTTGTCAGAACAAGACTAAAATGGCACAGCAAGGGAACAGACACCGAGTCAGGTAAAAGCAGAGACCTTCTTCTCCCACCTGAGCCCCCTCTGTGCACCTGTCCCTGGAACACGTGCTGATGGCACAGCGTCCCAGgtctttcccctccttccctaCCTGCTGACTTGCGTCTGTGGGACCCCGATATCCGCTTCCTCGGAGGAGAGCTGCTGTCCCGGGGCGAGTccttgctgcttttcctccttttcttctccttcctctcctgtcTGCTCCGAGAATCACTTTTACTCCTGCTTCGCGATCGCTTCCGAGAGCGGCTGTGGGCCATGGCGGGTCAGCCCCTGGGGGAACAGGTTACACCAGAGCCCCAAAACATTAAACCCACCCTAAGCCAACCAGCCCTGGAACTCCCGCTCCTGAGCCCCCTCATAAGACGACGCTCACACTGCTCTCGCTGAGCTCCCGACACGCAGGGACAGGTTGGTGTCACCCATCACACAGCTATGGATAAACTGAACGTTGCCAGTGCACAACATGGAGCCCTCAGCAGGGACAGCGCTGTCACCCCCTCGCCCACCTCCACACAACCATCACATAGTTTGGGTGTGAAACCTCTGCCAGGTTTTTCCCATGTTTCTCATGTTTGTCCCTGGTTGTGATGACGGAGAATTGGGCTGAtccccattggggacaccccccagcgCGGCTGGGAGCATCAGGAGCCGGTGACATGCAGCACCTGCAGACGGATGCCGACACAGTGCAATCGATGCTGCGGCGACAGGCGGCAGAATGAAACGTCCTCCCCAGGCTGAACACGGAGTCAATCACCCCGTTATTTAAAATGCCGAGAGCCAAGGGGAGGAATGAATTTTTAATACTCCCATTTGCTTTTGGAAAACAGATCTTGCATTGAGCTGGCATCCCCGTCCATCAGCACGACCGGCTGCCCGCGGCCACGGGCCAGAGATGTGATATATGCTCTCattaacttaaaaaacaaactggCACCATGGGCAGAGCAGCATCTGGGAAACGCTTCCTCCCAGCCGCCTTCCCACCACTGCATTTAATTGGCTGTGTGTTTAACACCTCGACGTTCCCAAGCAGCGATTCGCTCCCACGTGATCAGACCCTGGTTGATTTCCAAATGGAAATTTCAATcggaaaataaaaaaccaaagccattagGACAGGCAGGAAAGTTTCTGAGGATCAGAGTCATTTGGTGACACCTGCCCAGCGGTGACATTTGGCTCTTGGGTCTGCTCCACCGTGGACGTGGGGGCAGGGCCCGCTTTTGTACAACAGCGGCTGTGGAGCTGGGTGGGGACGGGAGATGCTGCAGGAAGGGGACGAGCCCCAAATCCCTCGCGGCAGCACCTTGGCAGGACGTCCCCTTGGCGGGACGTCCCCTTGGCAGGATGTCCCCTTGGTGGGACCCAGGAGCCTGGTGGCCGCTCTGCACCTGACAAAAcccctgccctcctccccagCACAGGGAGCCTGCACCGTGCTGGCCCTTTAAGAGCTCAGGACAATATGTGCTGGTCCTTTAACTGCTTAACACAAGGTGTGCTGGCACTTTAAGAACTCAGCAAGAGGTGTGCTGGCCCTTTAAGAGCTTAGCACaaggcgtgcggaccctttaagaaCCTGCGCGAGGTGCACCGGCCCTTTAAGAGCCCTGCGCATGGCGCGGCCCCTTTAAGAGCGCGGCCCCGTGTCCGGCTCTTTAACCGCCCccgcgtgtcccccccgtgtccgcGGCCGCTCCGGCCCTGCGGTGCcggcgggaccgggaccgggactgggactgggactcACCGCACCGACTCACTCCAGGCCCCGCCGGGTCCGCACCGGCCTCTCCCCCCCGCTTCCGGCCGCCGCAGCTGAGCCGCGCTCTTGGGTTCCGGGCGCCGCCCGGACCGGGATCGGCCTTAAACTTCATTTTTTGGGCCTATTTCAGaggcagatcatagaatcacggaatcgctttggttggaaaagaccctctagttcatggagtccaaccataacccacccctggcactgctccatgtccctgagaacctcatctccgtctgtccagccctccagggatggcgactccagcactgc
This DNA window, taken from Patagioenas fasciata isolate bPatFas1 chromosome 17, bPatFas1.hap1, whole genome shotgun sequence, encodes the following:
- the ARL6IP4 gene encoding ADP-ribosylation factor-like protein 6-interacting protein 4 produces the protein MAHSRSRKRSRSRSKSDSRSRQERKEKKRRKSSKDSPRDSSSPPRKRISGSHRRKSAEKKKEVKDKKKRKASTSSSETTSSSTSSSSSSSSSSSSDDSSDSDSKMKKSQHGKKKRPKQKDRKKKKKKKKIKKKTKKKSKEEVKEEKAKGEAVLGPSLEQWQKETLVDSGPVLTDEQKSRIQAMKPMTKEEWDARQSVIRRVVDPETGRTRLIKGDGEVLEEIVSKERHKEINKQATRGDGLAFQVRTGMLQ